A region of Pyxidicoccus parkwaysis DNA encodes the following proteins:
- a CDS encoding heme ABC transporter ATP-binding protein, with the protein MSLTASGVEVWRGRGRVLGPVDLALQPGEVVAVVGPNGAGKSTLLAALAGELRLATGDVLLEGLPLDRWPARERARRLAVLPQESSLGFGFTALEVALLGRSPHAGRGSEGADLEAALAALDATDTRHLASRPYPTLSGGEKQRVQLARVLAQLSEPLEQGHRYLLLDEPTSSLDLAHQHLVLEAAGRFAREGGAVLAVLHDLNLAARHAHRLVLLSGGRLVEEGPPARVLRPDLIADTFGLSVVIAEWPDAPGPWVLPSGRASSPS; encoded by the coding sequence ATGAGTCTCACCGCGAGCGGCGTGGAGGTCTGGCGCGGCCGGGGTCGGGTGCTCGGCCCTGTTGATTTGGCGCTCCAGCCCGGAGAGGTGGTGGCCGTCGTGGGGCCGAATGGCGCCGGCAAGTCCACGCTGCTGGCGGCACTCGCGGGAGAGCTACGCCTCGCGACTGGAGACGTGCTGTTGGAGGGACTGCCCCTGGACCGCTGGCCCGCTCGCGAGCGGGCTCGGAGGCTCGCGGTACTGCCGCAGGAGTCCTCACTGGGCTTCGGCTTCACGGCCCTGGAGGTGGCGCTCCTCGGGCGCAGTCCGCATGCAGGACGGGGCTCGGAAGGCGCGGACCTGGAGGCGGCGCTCGCGGCGCTGGATGCCACTGACACGCGGCATCTGGCCTCGCGGCCATACCCCACGCTGTCGGGAGGAGAGAAGCAGCGGGTGCAGCTCGCGCGCGTGCTGGCCCAGCTTTCGGAGCCGCTGGAGCAGGGGCATCGCTACCTCCTGCTCGATGAGCCCACGTCGAGTCTCGATTTGGCTCACCAGCACCTCGTCCTCGAAGCAGCGGGGCGCTTTGCTCGTGAGGGCGGCGCGGTGCTCGCCGTGCTCCACGATTTGAATCTCGCGGCACGTCACGCGCACCGCTTGGTGCTGCTATCCGGGGGACGGCTCGTGGAGGAGGGGCCGCCCGCCCGCGTGCTGCGTCCGGACCTCATCGCCGACACCTTCGGCCTCTCGGTGGTCATCGCCGAGTGGCCGGATGCGCCAGGCCCGTGGGTCCTTCCCTCGGGCCGGGCGTCGTCTCCGTCCTGA
- a CDS encoding FecCD family ABC transporter permease — MSASGIAPVSATHHSRSEVHPPAPRPWMLLTLLLVGMALASLAVGAVRVPPLALLGGVLDALGLEAGSRLTPAQQAVLLSIRLPRVVLAVLVGSVLATCGAALQALFRNPLVEPGLLGTSSGAALGAVVAIVLDVSLSTHLGTLRLLAVPSAAFAGALGATLLAQYLGRGGGRTETARMLLAGVAVSAGASAGIGLLTQMATDAQLRSITFWSWGSLGGASWDVVGAAAAPLCATLVLLLREARSLNLLLLGEREARHLGVDVERLKRRLILSAALGVGAAVASTGIIGFVGLLVPALLRLALGPDHRRLMGASALLGAALLVSADLLARTVAAPAELPVGALTSVLGVPVFIGLLARKGAT, encoded by the coding sequence ATGAGCGCTTCGGGCATCGCCCCCGTCTCCGCGACGCATCATTCGCGGAGCGAGGTGCATCCACCGGCGCCTCGTCCGTGGATGCTCCTGACGCTCCTGCTCGTCGGCATGGCGCTGGCCTCGCTGGCCGTGGGCGCGGTGCGCGTGCCTCCTCTCGCGCTGCTGGGCGGTGTCCTCGATGCCTTGGGCCTGGAGGCCGGAAGCCGGCTCACGCCCGCGCAGCAGGCGGTGCTGCTGTCCATCCGGTTGCCTCGGGTGGTGCTCGCCGTGCTGGTGGGCTCGGTGCTGGCCACGTGCGGCGCCGCGCTCCAGGCGTTGTTCCGCAATCCGCTGGTGGAGCCAGGCCTGCTGGGCACCTCCAGCGGCGCGGCCCTGGGCGCGGTGGTGGCCATCGTCCTGGATGTGTCCCTGAGCACGCACCTGGGGACGCTGCGCCTTCTGGCCGTCCCGAGCGCGGCCTTCGCGGGCGCGCTGGGTGCCACGTTGCTGGCGCAGTACCTCGGTCGGGGCGGCGGCCGCACGGAGACGGCGCGCATGCTGCTCGCGGGCGTGGCGGTGAGCGCGGGCGCGAGCGCGGGCATCGGTCTGCTCACCCAGATGGCCACGGATGCACAGCTCCGCTCCATCACCTTCTGGAGCTGGGGCAGTCTCGGCGGTGCGTCCTGGGACGTAGTGGGTGCCGCCGCTGCTCCGCTGTGCGCGACGCTGGTGCTGCTCCTGCGCGAGGCCCGCTCCCTCAACCTGTTGCTGCTGGGTGAGCGCGAGGCCCGGCATCTCGGCGTGGACGTGGAGCGGCTCAAGCGCCGGCTCATCCTCTCCGCGGCCCTGGGCGTGGGCGCAGCCGTGGCCTCCACGGGCATCATCGGTTTCGTGGGACTGCTGGTGCCGGCGCTGCTGCGGCTCGCGCTGGGGCCGGACCACCGCCGACTGATGGGAGCGTCCGCGCTGCTCGGCGCGGCGTTGCTCGTGTCCGCGGACCTGCTGGCCCGGACGGTGGCGGCTCCCGCGGAGCTTCCCGTCGGCGCGCTGACGTCTGTGTTGGGCGTGCCCGTCTTCATCGGGCTGCTCGCACGCAAGGGGGCCACATGA
- a CDS encoding heme/hemin ABC transporter substrate-binding protein codes for MSRRVPGLLVTVLMVGSAHVAWAVPPSETSARPLAAAPTKGAGAPVASNPVAASKLVTVGPAVTETVIALGAGAQVVGVDDTSLTLAAAAGKPKLGYQRALSSEAVLATGASQMFVSEEAGPPGVLAQLKTSGVEVVVLPSVPTVESARQRIRTIAERLGRRAQGDALLAELDKDLERASARAATVKEGKHPRVLALYSRGGGVLMVAGAETASDVLIRLAGGVNAVSRFNGHKPLTAEAVVEAAPDVILLPASSATALGGAEGLGRVPGLSQVKGWRLVTVEDVHFMAVGPSLGKAVGHLQDGFGLPAGTAR; via the coding sequence ATGAGCCGTCGCGTGCCCGGACTTCTCGTCACGGTGTTGATGGTGGGCAGTGCGCACGTGGCTTGGGCTGTTCCGCCCTCGGAGACGAGCGCCCGGCCACTGGCCGCTGCGCCCACGAAGGGCGCCGGTGCTCCTGTCGCGAGCAATCCCGTGGCCGCGTCCAAGTTGGTCACTGTGGGGCCGGCCGTCACGGAGACAGTCATCGCCCTGGGCGCGGGAGCGCAGGTGGTCGGCGTGGATGACACCAGCCTCACGCTCGCGGCCGCGGCCGGGAAGCCCAAGCTGGGCTACCAGCGCGCCCTCTCCTCGGAAGCCGTTCTGGCGACGGGTGCGTCACAGATGTTCGTGTCCGAGGAGGCGGGCCCGCCGGGTGTGCTGGCCCAGTTGAAGACCTCCGGCGTGGAGGTGGTGGTGCTGCCCAGCGTCCCCACCGTGGAGTCGGCGCGGCAGCGCATCCGGACCATCGCCGAGCGGCTCGGAAGACGCGCCCAGGGTGACGCGCTCCTCGCGGAGCTGGACAAGGACCTGGAGCGCGCCTCGGCTCGCGCGGCCACGGTGAAGGAGGGCAAGCATCCGAGAGTCCTCGCGCTCTACTCGCGCGGTGGCGGTGTCCTCATGGTCGCGGGCGCGGAGACGGCGTCCGACGTGCTCATCCGGCTCGCGGGCGGTGTGAATGCCGTGTCCCGATTCAATGGCCACAAGCCGCTCACGGCGGAGGCGGTCGTCGAAGCCGCGCCTGACGTCATCCTGCTCCCCGCCTCCTCGGCGACGGCGCTGGGCGGTGCGGAGGGGTTGGGGCGCGTGCCGGGCCTGTCGCAGGTGAAGGGCTGGCGGCTCGTTACCGTCGAGGACGTGCACTTCATGGCGGTGGGACCGTCGCTCGGAAAGGCCGTGGGCCACTTGCAGGATGGGTTCGGGCTCCCGGCGGGGACCGCGCGATGA
- a CDS encoding hemin-degrading factor → MQTPTPSIAEAVSEPALLRQRWQALRQSQPRTRTRDAAEQLRVSEAQLLATGVGEDAVRLDLRFDVLLPRLESLGRVMSLTRNEHAVHEKRGTWRNVELHGLRGLVLDEDIDLRLFLSRWRFGFALRERMAEGLRRSLQFFDASGTAVHKVYVEDAGGAAAFDALVEELTHVDQEQVLPVERATPPGAPRPDSEVDVDGLRAGWRALKDTHDFFPLLMRLGVARTQALRLVGDELATPVSTESLAWVLERVSASGLPIMVFVGNPGCIQIHTGPVRTVKPMGPWLNVLDPGFNLHVRADHIHAAWVVRKPTRDGEVTSLELFDAAGENIALVFGKRKPGLPELPAWQTLMHELIQALPAREVRS, encoded by the coding sequence ATGCAGACGCCAACGCCTTCCATCGCCGAGGCCGTCTCCGAGCCTGCCCTCCTGCGCCAGCGCTGGCAGGCGCTGCGCCAGTCCCAGCCGCGCACGCGGACCCGCGATGCGGCGGAGCAACTCCGGGTGAGCGAGGCGCAGCTCCTCGCCACCGGAGTCGGAGAAGATGCCGTCCGCCTCGACTTGCGCTTCGACGTGCTCCTGCCCCGGCTGGAGTCGTTGGGGCGCGTGATGTCGCTCACCCGCAACGAGCATGCCGTCCACGAGAAGCGCGGCACCTGGCGCAACGTGGAGCTGCATGGGCTCCGGGGGCTGGTGTTGGATGAGGACATCGACCTGCGCCTCTTCCTGTCGCGCTGGCGCTTCGGGTTCGCCTTGCGCGAGCGGATGGCGGAGGGCCTGAGGCGCAGCCTCCAGTTCTTCGACGCGTCGGGCACGGCCGTGCACAAGGTCTACGTGGAGGACGCGGGCGGCGCGGCGGCGTTCGACGCGCTGGTGGAGGAGCTCACCCACGTGGACCAGGAGCAGGTGCTCCCCGTGGAGCGGGCCACGCCGCCCGGTGCACCGAGGCCGGACAGCGAGGTGGACGTGGACGGCCTGCGCGCGGGGTGGCGGGCATTGAAGGACACGCATGACTTCTTCCCGCTGCTCATGCGGTTGGGCGTCGCGCGGACGCAGGCCCTGCGGCTGGTGGGGGATGAGCTGGCCACGCCGGTGTCGACGGAGTCCCTCGCGTGGGTGCTGGAGCGCGTGTCCGCGTCGGGGCTGCCCATCATGGTCTTCGTGGGCAACCCGGGCTGCATCCAGATTCACACCGGGCCGGTGCGCACGGTGAAGCCGATGGGGCCCTGGCTGAACGTGCTGGACCCGGGCTTCAACCTGCACGTGCGCGCGGACCACATCCACGCAGCCTGGGTTGTCCGCAAGCCCACGCGCGACGGCGAGGTGACGTCGCTGGAGTTGTTCGACGCGGCCGGGGAGAACATCGCGCTCGTCTTCGGGAAGCGGAAGCCCGGGCTTCCCGAACTGCCCGCGTGGCAGACGCTGATGCACGAGCTGATTCAGGCCCTGCCCGCGCGCGAGGTGCGGTCATGA
- a CDS encoding HmuY family protein: MFRLALRSRVCVSALLLAGLLTACGDDLEPTPGDEQTDPDPLPENPGTTPKPENGTHVRHTDNGDGSYTTTVDATSKDAWIGLDLDLGKQTDAAVDAVWDLSFQRFGIRSRGGVNGTGGVEVAVLRDKTFAAVTQAPSSGYATDKADGDDAGTDPDTVFQAGDGWYAYDPATHKLTARPLVFVVHSDSGAYFKVEMLSYYDDAGTPAMLKLRWAKVQGPVSGGQLPSAPGSL; this comes from the coding sequence ATGTTTCGACTGGCCCTGCGTTCTCGTGTCTGTGTCTCCGCCCTGCTGCTGGCGGGGCTGCTGACGGCCTGTGGCGATGACCTCGAGCCCACGCCCGGTGACGAGCAGACGGACCCCGACCCCCTGCCGGAGAACCCCGGCACCACTCCCAAGCCGGAGAACGGCACCCACGTTCGGCACACGGACAATGGCGACGGCTCGTACACCACCACCGTGGATGCGACGAGCAAGGACGCCTGGATTGGCCTGGACCTGGACCTGGGCAAGCAGACGGACGCGGCGGTGGACGCCGTCTGGGACTTGTCCTTCCAGCGCTTCGGCATCCGCTCGCGCGGCGGAGTGAATGGCACCGGCGGCGTGGAGGTCGCGGTGCTCCGCGATAAGACCTTCGCGGCGGTGACGCAGGCGCCGTCGAGCGGCTACGCCACCGACAAGGCGGATGGCGATGATGCGGGCACGGACCCGGACACCGTCTTCCAGGCAGGGGACGGCTGGTATGCCTATGACCCGGCGACGCACAAGCTGACCGCGCGCCCGCTCGTGTTCGTGGTGCACTCGGACTCGGGTGCGTACTTCAAGGTGGAGATGCTCTCCTACTACGACGACGCCGGCACGCCCGCGATGTTGAAGCTGCGCTGGGCCAAGGTGCAGGGCCCCGTCTCGGGTGGTCAGCTTCCCTCGGCTCCGGGTTCCCTCTGA
- a CDS encoding TonB-dependent receptor plug domain-containing protein codes for MSWRGCLLILACALPLAAWGQVSSDTSVGGDAPASAAGVDADGGVGAPAVPAPVVDVDTEDRAVPRTVVTASRTAERLSETPVATEVITRAEILRTGARNAAELLSAHPGLEVVHSFSGATLQVQGLGSEYVLVLVDGERVAGRIAGGVDLSRLSLEDVEQVEIVKGPSSALYGSDAVAGVVNLITRRARRPLGAELRASYGSLSRLELDGTGEARGENWGLRLSGGMQRSDAYDLEPADVGTTGSSLEGFDVSAKGDLRTGSGHLLEGSASYARRTQRGVDMGVAGAIFDRASRDDTLSARLAPSWTLSSNATLRADAAYTLFDRRYLRDQRRSSALDTVEDTREQQGRLGAQLDARPGEHHMLVVGAELLGEWLLSDRLESGRGRRSRGSVYAQDSWTVWTGPGLVLVPGARVDTDSQFGSAVTPRLALRLDPLSWLTLRGGYGWGYRAPGFQELLLDFENPSVGYSVRGNPDLKPERSRSLNLSVEARPTSRSLLWVGTFHHTLRDMIGVSLQEGGEQSLFTYVNVSRATLRGGELGIRQSLPGRLSVELAYTLTDGRSESTGLALEGQARHRLTAQASWSHRESGVEAWARCALVGSRPFYPDSNGDGEVEPYDASPYFTVDARVGWRLREQLQLFVMGTNLADAGNPTDLPIPPRTFQAGFSARL; via the coding sequence ATGTCCTGGCGCGGGTGTCTTCTCATCCTGGCGTGTGCCTTGCCGCTGGCGGCGTGGGGCCAGGTTTCGTCAGACACGAGTGTCGGCGGGGACGCGCCCGCGTCTGCGGCTGGTGTCGATGCGGATGGCGGCGTGGGTGCGCCAGCAGTGCCCGCGCCCGTGGTCGACGTCGACACGGAAGATCGCGCAGTGCCGCGCACGGTGGTGACGGCCTCGCGCACGGCGGAGCGACTGAGCGAGACGCCGGTGGCCACCGAGGTCATCACCCGCGCCGAAATCCTTCGCACCGGAGCGCGCAACGCGGCGGAGTTGCTCTCCGCGCATCCAGGTCTGGAGGTGGTGCACTCCTTCTCCGGAGCCACGCTCCAGGTGCAGGGCCTCGGGTCCGAGTACGTGCTGGTGTTGGTGGACGGCGAGCGCGTCGCCGGGCGCATCGCTGGCGGCGTGGACCTGTCCCGCCTGTCGCTCGAGGACGTCGAGCAGGTGGAGATCGTCAAGGGGCCCTCGTCGGCGCTGTACGGCAGCGACGCGGTGGCGGGCGTGGTGAACCTCATCACCCGTCGGGCCCGGCGTCCCCTTGGCGCCGAGCTGCGAGCCTCCTACGGAAGCCTGAGCCGGCTGGAGCTGGACGGCACCGGTGAGGCGCGCGGCGAGAACTGGGGCCTGCGTCTCAGCGGCGGCATGCAGCGCTCGGACGCGTACGACCTGGAGCCAGCGGACGTGGGCACCACGGGCAGCAGCCTGGAGGGCTTCGACGTCTCCGCGAAGGGAGACCTGCGCACCGGCAGCGGCCATCTACTGGAGGGCAGTGCGTCCTACGCGCGGCGCACGCAGCGGGGCGTGGACATGGGCGTGGCCGGCGCCATCTTCGACCGCGCGAGCCGGGATGACACCCTCTCCGCGCGGCTGGCGCCCTCGTGGACGCTGAGTAGCAACGCGACGCTGCGCGCGGATGCCGCGTATACGTTGTTCGACCGGCGCTACCTGCGGGACCAGCGGCGCTCGTCCGCGCTCGACACGGTGGAGGACACGCGCGAGCAGCAGGGCCGGCTCGGAGCGCAGCTCGACGCGAGGCCCGGCGAGCACCACATGCTGGTCGTGGGCGCGGAGCTGCTGGGCGAGTGGCTGCTCTCGGACCGACTGGAGTCGGGGCGAGGACGGCGCAGCCGCGGCTCCGTCTACGCGCAGGACAGCTGGACTGTGTGGACGGGCCCGGGGCTGGTGCTCGTGCCTGGTGCGCGTGTGGACACGGATTCACAGTTCGGCTCGGCCGTGACGCCCCGGCTGGCGCTGCGCCTGGACCCGCTGTCCTGGCTCACGCTGCGAGGCGGCTACGGCTGGGGCTACCGCGCGCCCGGCTTCCAGGAGCTGCTGCTCGACTTCGAGAACCCCTCCGTCGGCTATTCCGTGCGAGGCAACCCGGACCTGAAGCCGGAGCGCTCGCGAAGTCTGAACCTGTCCGTGGAAGCGCGGCCCACCAGCAGGTCGCTGCTCTGGGTGGGCACCTTCCACCACACGCTGCGGGACATGATTGGCGTCTCGCTCCAGGAGGGCGGGGAGCAGTCCCTCTTCACCTACGTCAACGTGTCGCGGGCCACCCTGCGCGGTGGAGAGCTGGGCATCCGTCAGAGCCTCCCGGGGCGACTCAGCGTGGAGCTGGCCTACACCCTCACCGATGGCCGCTCGGAGTCCACCGGGCTCGCGTTGGAGGGACAGGCCCGTCACCGGCTCACCGCGCAGGCCTCGTGGAGTCACCGCGAGTCGGGCGTGGAGGCCTGGGCACGCTGTGCGCTCGTGGGCTCGCGGCCCTTCTACCCGGACAGCAATGGCGACGGCGAGGTGGAGCCTTACGACGCCAGTCCCTACTTCACCGTGGATGCCCGCGTCGGCTGGCGGCTGCGTGAGCAGCTCCAGCTCTTCGTCATGGGCACCAACCTCGCGGACGCCGGCAATCCCACGGACCTGCCCATTCCGCCACGCACCTTCCAGGCCGGGTTCTCCGCCCGGCTGTGA
- a CDS encoding LEA type 2 family protein, with amino-acid sequence MRSNSPFFHLAVLLAVGLGCASAPTKPSGPAVLTSQETTILSQGLTDAAVHYRAQLASPGPAVVERADYELVSDGQVVKTGSAKLDVKLEPGVPADISFEERAPYVKNPEDLARLSGQGGTLLLALRGTLVVRSGEQEEKVPFAASRAARVPRLPTVEVAELDGARYSPEEVQINLRLGVRNPNPFPLKLEGLSFEVSVAGKKLETGTLAQADSVDASATGVYPVEVAVTKDTYGPDVKSLIAKGVLPYGVAGELTGPLMRVPYSLSGEVKLNVSR; translated from the coding sequence ATGCGCTCGAACTCGCCCTTCTTCCATCTGGCTGTCCTGCTCGCCGTGGGCCTGGGGTGTGCTTCTGCTCCGACGAAGCCCTCCGGCCCGGCCGTCCTCACCTCCCAGGAGACCACCATCCTCTCCCAGGGACTCACCGATGCCGCCGTCCACTACCGCGCCCAACTGGCCAGCCCCGGCCCCGCCGTGGTGGAGCGGGCGGACTACGAGCTCGTCTCGGACGGGCAGGTGGTGAAGACGGGCAGCGCGAAGCTCGACGTGAAGCTGGAGCCCGGCGTCCCCGCGGACATCTCCTTCGAGGAGCGCGCCCCCTACGTGAAGAACCCCGAGGACCTGGCCCGGCTGAGCGGCCAGGGCGGCACGCTGCTGCTCGCGCTGCGGGGCACGCTGGTGGTGCGCTCGGGAGAGCAGGAGGAGAAGGTCCCCTTCGCGGCCAGCCGCGCGGCCCGCGTGCCCCGCCTGCCCACAGTGGAGGTGGCGGAGTTGGACGGGGCGCGCTACTCGCCCGAGGAAGTCCAAATCAACCTCCGCCTGGGTGTGCGCAACCCCAATCCCTTCCCGCTGAAGCTGGAGGGGCTGAGCTTCGAAGTCTCGGTGGCGGGCAAGAAGCTGGAGACGGGGACGCTGGCCCAGGCGGACAGCGTGGATGCGTCCGCCACGGGGGTGTACCCGGTGGAGGTGGCGGTGACGAAGGACACGTACGGCCCGGACGTGAAGTCGCTCATCGCCAAGGGCGTGCTGCCGTACGGGGTGGCGGGCGAGCTGACGGGACCGTTGATGCGCGTGCCCTATTCGCTGTCCGGAGAGGTGAAGCTGAACGTGTCCCGGTAG
- the aat gene encoding leucyl/phenylalanyl-tRNA--protein transferase, with protein sequence MPIYLLSDEHPELFPPPERADKSGVLAVGGDLRPERLLAAYSRGIFPWYSEGDPILWHSPDPRFVLEPDQLHVGRSLHKTMNRGVYEVRYDTAFARVIEECGRVPRPGQTGTWITDEMLRAYITLHELGFAHSVEAWAEGELKGGLYGVSLGAAFFGESMFALAPDASKVAFASSVERFKSWGFQLIDCQVETEHLARFGAQHWPRKKFLAALARALKEPTRRGKWTETATQPA encoded by the coding sequence GTGCCCATCTACCTGCTGAGTGACGAGCACCCCGAGCTGTTCCCTCCTCCGGAGCGAGCCGACAAGAGCGGCGTGCTCGCGGTGGGAGGGGACCTGCGGCCGGAGCGGCTGCTGGCTGCGTACTCGCGCGGCATCTTCCCCTGGTACAGCGAGGGGGACCCCATCCTGTGGCACTCGCCGGACCCGCGCTTCGTGCTGGAGCCGGACCAACTCCACGTGGGCCGCTCGCTGCACAAGACGATGAACCGGGGCGTCTACGAGGTGCGCTACGACACGGCCTTCGCGCGAGTCATCGAGGAGTGTGGCCGCGTGCCGCGCCCCGGACAGACGGGCACGTGGATTACGGACGAGATGCTGCGGGCCTACATCACGCTGCACGAGTTGGGCTTCGCGCACTCGGTGGAGGCATGGGCGGAGGGCGAGCTGAAGGGCGGCCTTTACGGCGTGTCGCTGGGCGCGGCCTTCTTCGGGGAGAGCATGTTCGCGCTGGCGCCGGACGCGTCGAAGGTGGCCTTCGCCTCGTCGGTGGAGCGCTTCAAGTCGTGGGGCTTCCAGCTCATCGACTGTCAGGTGGAGACGGAGCACCTCGCGCGCTTCGGTGCGCAGCACTGGCCGCGAAAGAAGTTCCTGGCGGCGCTCGCCCGCGCGCTGAAGGAGCCCACGCGGCGAGGGAAGTGGACGGAGACGGCGACGCAGCCGGCCTGA
- a CDS encoding AraC family transcriptional regulator — translation MTAPATVTVATYFVQPLRRFLAARGVEASHVVPEVGARVELEVAAGIWRAAAEAVEDPLVGIRVARELVPGDYGALEYAVRSSPTLRAAFERVSRFHALLNDRTGVALDEHPGEVRIRYLRPGIEARMPPPYVEFVLGSWVNMGRQLADAPVLPSRVLLPHPAPPDMSLHREFFGEGVTFGSEGAELHFKAGVLDAPLPRGDASLASVLDRHMEQLLVQARAARPWSAKVSEDVARQLADGTPRLEQVAERLTVSPRALRRRLEEEGTTFARVVDDLRRGLALELTRNPEVSLGEVAFLLGFSEPSAFHRAFRRWTGRTPRGS, via the coding sequence GTGACGGCACCCGCGACGGTGACGGTGGCGACGTACTTCGTACAGCCCCTGCGGCGCTTCCTCGCCGCCCGGGGCGTGGAGGCTTCGCACGTGGTGCCCGAGGTGGGCGCCCGCGTTGAGTTGGAGGTGGCCGCCGGAATCTGGCGCGCGGCGGCCGAGGCGGTGGAGGACCCGCTCGTCGGAATCCGGGTGGCGCGCGAGCTGGTGCCAGGAGACTACGGGGCGCTCGAGTACGCCGTGCGCTCCAGCCCCACGCTGCGCGCCGCATTCGAGCGCGTCAGCCGCTTCCATGCGCTGCTGAATGACCGCACGGGCGTAGCGCTGGACGAGCACCCCGGCGAGGTGCGCATCCGCTACCTGCGCCCCGGCATCGAGGCGCGGATGCCGCCGCCGTATGTCGAGTTCGTGCTGGGGAGCTGGGTGAACATGGGTCGGCAGCTCGCGGACGCACCCGTGTTGCCGTCGCGAGTCCTGCTGCCCCACCCCGCGCCGCCGGACATGTCGCTGCACCGTGAGTTCTTCGGTGAGGGTGTGACGTTCGGAAGCGAGGGGGCGGAGCTGCACTTCAAGGCCGGAGTGCTGGACGCGCCCCTGCCGCGAGGAGATGCCTCGCTCGCGAGCGTGCTGGACCGGCACATGGAGCAACTGTTGGTCCAGGCGCGTGCCGCGCGTCCATGGTCCGCGAAGGTGAGCGAGGATGTGGCGAGGCAGCTCGCGGATGGGACGCCTCGGCTGGAGCAGGTGGCGGAGCGGCTGACGGTGTCACCGCGTGCGCTGCGGCGGCGGTTGGAAGAGGAAGGGACGACTTTCGCGCGCGTGGTGGATGACCTGCGCCGGGGGCTGGCGCTGGAGCTGACGCGCAATCCCGAGGTGTCGCTCGGAGAGGTTGCGTTCCTGCTCGGCTTCTCGGAGCCCAGCGCGTTCCACCGAGCCTTCCGGCGGTGGACGGGCCGGACGCCGCGAGGGAGCTGA
- a CDS encoding MBL fold metallo-hydrolase: MSRAWMKWAAGLTVLTLGVAGAVLVPYRPVEVDGSVPPKPPFNLPNRKPGLRLHVFNTAMNRMSSLLVGSQRPWRPAPAFAIEHPTQGLVLFDTGISREVAREGESAMPIPLRWLFESRGREERLLTAQLREAGLRPEDVRQVIVSHLHEDHVGELGEFPNARIIAGPGSSSFAAEHGWSERWREVAFDGATPLPPFDASLDLFGDGSVMLLAGGGHTREDLMALVSLPSGPVLLAGDAVVHRDWLESRDVQRIAVKPERAADVRNQVRALLATRPDVVMLAGHDLGGVPMDREDLRVHHPEWLVPEAWPVSP, from the coding sequence ATGAGCCGCGCGTGGATGAAGTGGGCCGCCGGTCTCACGGTGCTCACGCTCGGAGTGGCCGGAGCGGTGCTGGTGCCCTACCGGCCCGTGGAAGTCGATGGCTCCGTTCCCCCGAAACCGCCGTTCAATCTTCCCAATCGAAAGCCGGGCCTGCGACTGCATGTCTTCAACACGGCCATGAACCGCATGTCCTCGCTGCTCGTCGGCTCACAGCGGCCATGGCGTCCCGCACCTGCCTTCGCCATCGAGCACCCGACGCAAGGCCTCGTGCTGTTCGACACGGGCATCTCGCGCGAAGTGGCTCGCGAGGGCGAGAGCGCCATGCCCATTCCCCTGCGGTGGCTCTTCGAGAGCCGGGGTCGCGAGGAACGACTCCTCACCGCGCAACTGCGCGAAGCTGGCCTGCGCCCCGAGGATGTGCGTCAGGTCATCGTGTCGCATCTCCATGAAGACCACGTGGGAGAGCTCGGCGAGTTCCCCAACGCCCGCATCATCGCCGGCCCCGGCTCGTCCTCCTTCGCGGCCGAGCACGGCTGGTCCGAGCGCTGGCGCGAAGTGGCTTTCGACGGGGCCACTCCGCTCCCGCCCTTCGACGCGAGCCTGGACCTGTTCGGCGACGGCAGTGTGATGCTGCTCGCCGGTGGCGGACATACCCGTGAGGACCTGATGGCGCTCGTCTCGCTGCCCTCGGGCCCGGTGCTGCTCGCGGGAGACGCGGTGGTGCACCGCGACTGGCTGGAGAGCCGCGACGTGCAGCGCATCGCCGTGAAGCCGGAGCGCGCGGCGGACGTGCGCAACCAGGTGCGCGCACTGCTCGCCACGCGGCCCGACGTAGTGATGCTCGCGGGCCACGACCTGGGCGGCGTGCCCATGGACCGCGAGGACCTGCGCGTCCACCACCCGGAGTGGCTCGTGCCCGAAGCGTGGCCGGTGTCTCCTTGA